The following are from one region of the Anguilla rostrata isolate EN2019 chromosome 7, ASM1855537v3, whole genome shotgun sequence genome:
- the LOC135259479 gene encoding DNA damage-inducible transcript 4-like protein, with translation MVATSTLKNKNTECFSELIDRRHDQACIEDELDYWDHSLAEPALNTEAVFEDRTCQQLVKMLESCLSRAKKTTLNCSEVLVPEKLTRRIARDVVRLSAGEPCGLRGCVLHVLLEAEGGCKRLERVAYDPSVVPTFELTLVFKQDGSAWPSLRDFFLIGTCFAPGFRHALKLSPGFRLIKRKLYSSSAGTVVEEY, from the exons ATGGTTGCAACaagcacactgaaaaacaaaaacacggaATGTTTCTCGGAACTGATAGACCGTAGACATGATCAGGCTTGCATCGAAGATG AGTTGGACTACTGGGACCACAGCCTGGCCGAGCCGGCGTTGAACACGGAGGCGGTGTTCGAGGACCGGACGTGCCAGCAGCTGGTCAAGATGCTGGAGAGCTGCCTGTCGCGGGCCAAGAAGACCACGCTGAACTGCTCGGAGGTGCTGGTCCCGGAGAAGCTGACGCGGAGGATAGCGCGCGACGTGGTGCGGCTGTCGGCGGGCGAGCCCTGCGGCCTGCGGGGCTGCGTCCTGCACGTGCTCCTGGAGGCCGAGGGCGGCTGCAAGCGGCTGGAGCGCGTGGCCTACGACCCCAGTGTGGTGCCCACCTTCGAGCTGACGCTGGTCTTCAAGCAGGACGGCAGCGCCTGGCCCAGCCTGCGGGACTTCTTCCTCATCGGCACCTGCTTCGCGCCCGGCTTCCGCCACGCCCTCAAGCTCAGCCCGGGCTTCCGCCTCATCAAGAGGAAGCTGTACTCGTCCTCGGCCGGGACCGTCGTGGAAGAGTactga